The following proteins come from a genomic window of Gimesia chilikensis:
- the pglX gene encoding BREX-1 system adenine-specific DNA-methyltransferase PglX, producing MDQEIRNKLRNVVTQCRKLLEDSISQELEGKYTIFTKDEKVIADSNAEMNNLTTDEDRAARKDILDHFAHIKARGFKPKEALDQLVREIAFTHLNRLCAYKMMEARDVYVGGQKFREAVSRGVNSNGVKFYLADHEEDERLYNTGHQDVAYRHFLDWLGGALSDEIGVLFNPNDPANRLYPRQKTLDEVLDLLNGGGIKAEETELREQWPLIWSQDETIGWVYQYFTPKELRDKARKESQAPRNSYELAFRNQFFTPRYVVEFLTDNTLGRIWYEMRKGETRLKDQCRYMVRRPTDNFLKEDEQPPKDAAEGQDDLSQEELLKLPVPILHRQKKDPRELKILDPACGSGHFLLYCFDLLLTIYEEAYADPDLGPALQKDYPKLEDLERDVPRLILAHNLHGIDIDLRASQIAALALWLRCQRAYQDMGLKKDRPTITRSNFVCAEPMPGEEQMLKEFVGQLEPKVLGQVVEVVFDKMKLAGEAGSLLKIEEEIRDAIREAKRQYEIGGISIQRTLFDKPSEPVVKVFSVKEITDSQFFEQAEEKVIEALRSYAEKAQNGQRLQRRLFTEDAVRGFAFVDLCQNRYDVVLMNPPFGLAPERAFAYLKKAFPLSYTELLATFVERSLHLCTGIGGAITSRSFMVATRLRNWRHDILIDRIVTIADLGAAVMDAALVESAAYTFVADPLPRHPLVAFDVRRQAGREEQLSKAIRIDNGGESVAFRLLPSVFKRFPNYKILYSLPSKVADLLVLPSKFEPTVGTARQGMTTWDDFRFIRLRWEVAPDMIGPNNRWEHLAKGGGYQRYYGNIHLVVGWDSDGKEMREANIRVNGTDAQARQASDYWRRPGATYSLRSGRGFSARVLPSGCLFTSQGPVIFSESKVSNIAILGWVNSKLITSLIELQSNAGKFMSGIIKTLPWKGIECDDLPRLEAATNDLIQNLRSLDAINETSAVYCGLPNCTSLTALIRNVRGQFLTLQQRVTAIDADWDRTVNAAYGMTQQDVRRLREINVFDDDDDSSDGQRDDEGTPSLSDSTIAGMLLSHSVGIVFGRWGLKSYSELANELASKSPYSVLPSYPPQAIQDTPGSLQSQAGGLPQDSQTLAILVDDPDHADDIVRRIRDVCDVISEGRGDAVETEACDILGVKKIRDYLRKPGKNGFWDDHVTRYSQSRRSAPIYWLLQSLKKNYAIWLYYHQLDKDLLFKALVNYVEPKIRLETSRLEALRSQSAVAGDSGKEAKRIAKEAEKQEDFLSELRDFEDKLRRAANLHLEPDLNDGVVLNIAPLHELVPWKVAKKYWNELLAGKYEWSSIGKQLHQKGLVK from the coding sequence ATGGACCAAGAGATTCGCAACAAGCTCCGCAATGTCGTGACGCAGTGCCGCAAGCTACTGGAAGACTCCATTTCACAGGAGCTTGAGGGGAAGTACACCATCTTTACCAAAGATGAAAAGGTCATTGCCGATTCAAACGCCGAGATGAATAACTTGACGACTGACGAGGATCGGGCGGCACGCAAAGATATTCTCGATCACTTCGCCCACATCAAGGCCCGTGGGTTCAAGCCGAAGGAGGCTCTCGATCAGTTGGTGCGGGAAATTGCCTTCACGCACCTCAATCGACTCTGTGCCTACAAGATGATGGAAGCCCGTGATGTCTATGTAGGAGGGCAGAAGTTTCGTGAAGCAGTGAGTCGGGGTGTGAACTCCAATGGCGTGAAGTTCTATCTAGCCGACCATGAGGAAGATGAACGGCTCTACAACACCGGACATCAGGATGTTGCCTACCGTCATTTCTTGGACTGGCTGGGTGGGGCACTCTCCGACGAAATCGGCGTGCTTTTCAATCCCAACGATCCGGCCAATCGCCTGTACCCTCGACAGAAGACGTTGGATGAAGTTCTCGACCTGCTCAATGGCGGCGGAATCAAGGCCGAGGAAACTGAGTTACGAGAACAATGGCCGCTAATCTGGTCGCAGGACGAAACCATCGGCTGGGTCTACCAGTATTTCACGCCCAAGGAATTGCGAGATAAAGCACGCAAGGAAAGCCAAGCACCCCGCAATTCTTACGAACTGGCCTTCCGAAATCAGTTTTTCACACCCCGCTATGTGGTCGAGTTCCTGACTGACAACACGTTGGGGCGCATCTGGTACGAGATGCGTAAAGGCGAGACGAGGCTCAAGGATCAATGCCGGTACATGGTTCGTCGCCCCACCGACAATTTCCTCAAGGAAGACGAACAACCGCCCAAGGATGCCGCTGAGGGGCAAGACGATCTTTCGCAGGAAGAACTGCTCAAGCTCCCAGTCCCCATTCTTCACCGCCAAAAGAAGGACCCACGGGAATTGAAGATTCTCGACCCAGCCTGTGGCAGCGGTCACTTCCTGCTGTACTGCTTCGACCTATTGCTGACGATTTACGAGGAAGCCTACGCCGACCCCGACCTCGGCCCGGCGCTTCAGAAGGATTACCCGAAGTTGGAAGACTTGGAACGTGATGTTCCTCGGTTGATTCTCGCCCACAACCTGCACGGCATCGACATTGACCTGCGGGCCAGCCAGATTGCAGCGTTGGCCCTTTGGCTGCGTTGCCAGCGAGCATATCAGGATATGGGGCTGAAGAAGGACCGCCCGACGATCACCCGCTCCAACTTCGTCTGTGCGGAACCGATGCCGGGTGAAGAGCAAATGCTCAAAGAGTTTGTCGGACAGCTTGAACCGAAAGTCCTCGGCCAAGTCGTGGAAGTCGTCTTCGATAAAATGAAACTGGCAGGTGAGGCTGGATCGCTGCTCAAGATCGAAGAAGAAATTCGAGATGCGATCCGTGAAGCCAAGCGGCAGTACGAAATCGGTGGCATCTCGATTCAGCGGACTCTGTTCGACAAACCAAGCGAGCCGGTAGTCAAAGTCTTCTCGGTAAAGGAAATCACTGACTCTCAATTCTTCGAGCAAGCAGAAGAAAAAGTTATTGAAGCTCTGCGGTCCTACGCCGAAAAAGCGCAGAATGGCCAGCGTCTGCAACGCAGGCTATTCACGGAGGACGCTGTACGGGGCTTTGCCTTTGTGGATTTGTGCCAAAATCGCTATGACGTGGTGCTTATGAATCCACCGTTCGGTCTCGCACCAGAAAGGGCTTTTGCATACTTAAAGAAGGCATTTCCACTCAGCTACACGGAATTACTTGCAACATTTGTTGAACGATCTCTCCATTTATGTACTGGCATTGGAGGAGCAATTACATCTCGCTCTTTCATGGTCGCCACCCGCCTTCGAAATTGGAGGCACGATATTCTTATTGACAGGATTGTGACTATTGCAGATCTTGGTGCAGCGGTCATGGATGCGGCCCTTGTAGAGTCTGCTGCTTACACCTTTGTTGCCGATCCATTACCTCGCCATCCACTTGTAGCTTTCGATGTCCGTCGTCAAGCCGGACGTGAAGAACAGTTATCCAAAGCGATCAGGATCGACAACGGTGGGGAATCGGTTGCATTCCGCCTACTTCCGAGCGTGTTTAAGCGTTTTCCCAATTACAAGATTCTTTACTCTCTCCCTTCTAAGGTCGCCGACTTGCTTGTGTTACCAAGCAAGTTTGAGCCAACCGTAGGAACGGCTCGACAAGGGATGACTACGTGGGATGATTTTCGGTTCATCCGGCTCCGCTGGGAAGTCGCTCCCGACATGATTGGGCCAAACAACAGGTGGGAGCATCTCGCTAAAGGCGGTGGCTATCAGAGGTATTACGGTAACATTCATCTCGTCGTCGGATGGGATAGCGACGGAAAAGAGATGCGTGAAGCGAACATTCGTGTGAACGGAACTGATGCCCAAGCACGTCAAGCTTCGGACTATTGGCGGCGACCGGGGGCGACATACTCGCTACGCAGCGGGCGTGGCTTTAGCGCACGAGTTCTGCCTTCTGGCTGCCTCTTCACAAGTCAAGGGCCAGTCATCTTCTCAGAATCGAAGGTGAGCAACATAGCCATTTTAGGGTGGGTAAACTCGAAGCTAATCACCAGCCTCATCGAGCTACAGTCAAACGCTGGGAAGTTTATGAGCGGCATCATTAAGACTCTACCGTGGAAAGGCATCGAATGCGATGACCTCCCTCGCCTTGAAGCAGCCACCAATGATCTGATTCAGAATCTTCGATCGCTGGACGCCATTAACGAGACCAGTGCCGTTTACTGCGGCCTGCCCAATTGCACAAGCCTTACTGCTTTGATTCGGAACGTGCGAGGCCAATTTCTTACATTGCAGCAACGAGTTACTGCCATTGACGCCGACTGGGATCGCACAGTGAATGCAGCATACGGAATGACTCAACAAGATGTTCGTCGGCTGCGGGAAATCAACGTGTTCGATGACGACGATGACTCGTCGGATGGGCAACGTGACGACGAAGGCACTCCTAGTCTGAGCGACTCGACTATTGCAGGGATGCTTCTTTCGCACTCGGTCGGCATTGTTTTCGGACGATGGGGGCTAAAGTCTTATTCCGAACTCGCAAACGAGCTTGCATCAAAGAGTCCTTACAGTGTTCTTCCGTCGTATCCTCCACAAGCCATTCAGGACACACCCGGCAGTTTGCAAAGTCAAGCCGGTGGACTTCCTCAAGATTCTCAAACGCTTGCCATCCTAGTTGACGACCCGGACCACGCTGATGACATCGTGAGGCGTATTCGAGATGTATGTGATGTCATTTCTGAGGGCCGAGGAGATGCCGTCGAAACAGAGGCGTGCGACATCCTCGGCGTTAAGAAGATTCGAGACTACCTTCGCAAACCCGGAAAAAACGGTTTCTGGGACGATCATGTGACTAGGTACTCGCAGAGCCGCAGAAGCGCCCCGATCTACTGGTTGCTCCAATCCTTGAAGAAGAACTACGCCATCTGGTTGTATTACCACCAGTTGGACAAAGACCTGCTCTTCAAAGCGTTGGTAAATTACGTCGAACCAAAGATTCGATTGGAAACCAGCCGTCTCGAAGCACTTCGCAGCCAGAGTGCCGTCGCTGGCGACTCTGGTAAGGAAGCCAAGCGAATTGCCAAGGAAGCAGAAAAACAAGAAGACTTCCTCTCTGAACTGCGGGACTTCGAGGACAAGCTGCGCCGGGCAGCAAACCTGCATCTCGAACCGGACCTCAACGATGGAGTCGTCCTGAACATCGCCCCGCTCCACGAACTGGTCCCTTGGAAGGTTGCCAAGAAATACTGGAACGAGCTACTCGCAGGCAAATACGAGTGGTCATCCATCGGCAAGCAACTACATCAGAAAGGATTGGTGAAGTAA